CTTGGACAGTGTGGAATTCTTGTCGTAGAACGCATACACCAACTAGATCATTTCAAACATTAGAGTTGTGCTAGCTAAAGGTCGAGTCcccagaaaagaaaagaaaaaaagaaggaaTTTGAAAAGCTAGCGCTGCAAGGTTAGGTACGTACGTACCAGCTTGTTGTATCGAGCAGAATTGTCCCAACGCGATTGCCATTCCTCCATATCTTTGATCGAGATCACAGTTCCGGGAGAGCTATCCTGAGGGGGTTCGGTTAATGGTTTTCTGCCGAACACATAGTCGAAGGAGACCTCAGTTAATATAACTATATTAACTGCAGGATAACGTCTGCCTACAGAATTAAACAAAATCAAGGAAGTGGGTATAGTTAAAATTACAGTAAAGTAAGAAAGTTTCTTTATTGGATAAATCAGCATGAAGAGAACAAACAGGGGTCCAGAACCGAAAATCTGAGATCTGTGTGCGCACATCGTTTCTGTTAGCGCGCTCGAATAGAaagaggaagaaagaaagaaaaaaagatgaAGCAGGGAGCACCGCGGCAAGCATACCATCGTTAGTTTTGCGCCAGCCGCCGCTCCACCAGAACCACTGCCGCGAGTCCTCCAAGTAGTAATAGTAGCTGTTCATGCTGGACTAGGTGGGGTGAGCTCGTGAGGAAGGAGTAAGACAGTGCAAGGTGATGGCATTATATAGTGGGCCGGTGAGCTAAGGCCACGGGTGGATCAGCCGTCTGGATGCGGCAAAGAATATGTGCTCCCAAAGCTTAGTCTTGCGGGTCTCGTGTACGCCCTGGACGTCCCTCTATATTAAGTTGTATGTAATTCCttcatttttatttactctgtaTAATAGTGTTGCCTAAaatcaaactttgtaaagtttgatcaagtttatagaaaaatgtaCAAATATTTACGATAAtaaatctatatgatgtgaaagtacagtCAATAAtaaatctaatggtattgatttgttattgtatctGTTGATATTTTTGCTTACGAATTTTGTCAAAGtttgcaaagtttgactttgactaAACCTAATACGCGGACTAAATAAAAACGAAAGGAGTACCTATATATCTTCAACCCAAAAACTTAAGCAAATAGAAAAATATGAACAATTCACTTATATTCCATCACTGTGCCTGGGGCAAAGAATAGATGCTCGCAAGGTATTGCACCTGTCGTGTACGTGATCCAAGGCTGCTGTGTGGCGGCAAAGAATAATGcttttcaattcttttcttttttgctttttaaaactcaagttttcCTGCACACTGCTACTACTACGTACCTCCAGTCAACAATGCACCACTGATCTAGATGTTGGTTTCATTTATCAAACAGTGCATTTTTCTTGGGGATTTATTCTCAAAAGTTATAAACGAAGGCCACCTTCCTATTCATTGACAAAATGTCAGAATCCAATCAAATTCCAGGTGCTCACATCTGCAGCACGCCCACTTGTGCTTGAGGTTCAAGACGTTATCTTTCCATTGGATAGAGTACCTGCGGTGCAAATTCGAAGTTGGCTCCATCAAAGAATCAGAGAATATTtatccgcaaaaaaaaaaaaaagaatcaGAGAATATTAGGCGCAGCGGGCATCAAGCAAAGAGACCTAAAGGAATAAAGATGGGGTGGCGTGTGGGGTGTGTGTGCGCGCCTTTAAAGATTCTAACTCCACTCGTTTAGAAAAGAAGAATTTCCAATTCTTCCACACTCACACTAGTTTTTCAACATAGATTTACTATATTCCTGGCCCTCCATTCCTTGGGCCAGAAACTATGCAGGACCTGCTTGAAACGTGAAATTGTTTTTCCATTCTTCCATTTTTATGTAAAATTCCGTAGGCTCTTAGAGTTGTTCagattttttttaagaaaatggACGCGGAAGGGGGAGCTTTCCCACCTAAGACCATCGATGTTTGTGTTAGGAATAGTGGGCTATGCGGTCTACCCTCTGTTCCTCTGTCTTATTGATGATGCCGTTCATAATGCATAATGAGGCTAAAAGGTAGAGACCTATTTATAGACTCCACTTACAGGTGTTATAAATATTACACCCATGTTCTGAAAAAATCTGTGTGACTCTTGAATCATGTCACCAACCACGATCAGACATGTTAGTTTAACGAGTCTAAAATATATTAGTCCCCTAGCGGACGTGTGTGAATCATGTGCCATGATGGTTGTATATATGAGATTAATTCCAATTTGATCATGTGGGTTAATAGCCTGCACAGCCGATCATGCAAACCAAACACAACTCTTACGTCGTGTTGTACCCGGGTCAAACATGGCTGTACATAATAAATATTCCAGTAGTGTCGATCTCAACTTGTTCTTCTACTGTATTCCCGCACAAACGTCCTCGGCATCTCGAGTGCAAACATTTCGAGTGGTGGGCCTCTAGCAGCGGGAGCTTGGCTGGAGTCCTCGACAtgtctgtcggtgtcaaaaccgacggatctcggctGGGGGGTCTCGAGTTGTGGATCTTGGATCAATAGGGAACAGGGGactagggacacgatgtttacccaggttcgagccctctctagaaggtaaaaccctacgtcctgcttgattatattgctTGTGTATATGAGGATTACACAGTcaatctaccacgagatcagatGAACTAACCCTAGGCTAGTAGGATGATGGATCTTGGCTACGGACTAAACCccctggtttatatagacaccagggttACTTGGCTTACACATGGTCGGTTAGAAGGAGAGAATAAACATGCCGATTCTTCTTGACTTGGAGGACACACCAAGGCTTCAAGGATCTTCTCATCTGGATACGAAGTCTCTTCATAGTTCGGTCTTCTAATAGTTAATAGTGCGGCCCTCCCGTCCGGCCCATGAAAGTCAGGTCGGcagcccgaggaccccctagtgcaggactcccttagtagcccctgaactggCCTCCAATGCCCGAGTGTATAATCATCAGCTGTACTGCTTGTCCCAAAGTCTTCGGCTTGCGGGGCGAGTTCCtcattgaaagatcgtggatgtcgcctagaggggggggggggtgaataggcgctttaaaataattacggtttaggcttgaacaaatacggaataaacctagcggttaatttgacaagcacaaaacctacaacaactaggctcacctatgtgcaccaacaacttatgctaagcaagataaaaaactaagtgatagcaagatatatgacaagaaacaatatggctatcacaaagtaaagtgcataagtaaagggttc
This sequence is a window from Aegilops tauschii subsp. strangulata cultivar AL8/78 chromosome 7, Aet v6.0, whole genome shotgun sequence. Protein-coding genes within it:
- the LOC109755068 gene encoding thioredoxin-1; its protein translation is MNSYYYYLEDSRQWFWWSGGWRKTNDGRRYPAVNIVILTEVSFDYVFGRKPLTEPPQDSSPGTVISIKDMEEWQSRWDNSARYNKLLVYAFYDKNSTLSKAMDKLLEKLAKQYKGKADFCKLDVDNFEFLAGLCGVEGAYPTFVLFKTCKQVGKVVGLKDDELERSIERALN